In the Candidatus Nitrosotalea sinensis genome, one interval contains:
- a CDS encoding OB-fold nucleic acid binding domain-containing protein, with the protein MPNIDQLNRPQNKLEPVEGVIESINEPRTVNLKTGGQAQVADAMLKDETGQIKLSLWDAQIKMVKKGSRVRIENGYISTFRGENSLNVGKFGKLVVIEF; encoded by the coding sequence ATGCCAAACATAGATCAATTGAACAGACCACAAAACAAGCTTGAACCAGTAGAAGGTGTAATTGAAAGCATAAACGAACCAAGAACTGTCAACCTCAAGACAGGAGGACAGGCCCAGGTTGCAGATGCAATGCTGAAAGATGAAACAGGACAGATCAAGCTTAGTCTATGGGATGCTCAAATAAAGATGGTAAAGAAAGGCTCTAGAGTAAGAATTGAGAATGGATACATTTCTACATTCAGAGGAGAGAACTCACTTAATGTAGGAAAGTTTGGAAAACTAGTAGTAATAGAATTTTAG